One part of the Oncorhynchus kisutch isolate 150728-3 linkage group LG22, Okis_V2, whole genome shotgun sequence genome encodes these proteins:
- the myod1 gene encoding myoblast determination protein 1 homolog has product MELSDISFPITSADDFYDDPCFNTSDMHFFEDMDPRLVHVGLLKPDDHHHNEDEHIRAPSGHHQAGRCLLWACKACKRKTTNTDRRKAATMRERRRLGKVNDAFENLKRCTSNNPNQRLPKVEILRNAISYIESLQSLLRGQDGENYYPSLEHYNGDSDASSPRSNCSDGMMDYNAPTCTSARRSSYESSYFAETPNADARSKKNAVISSLDCLSSIVERISTDTSACTMLSVQEGSPCSPQEGSILSETGATVPSPTKCPQPSHDPIYQVL; this is encoded by the exons ATGGAGTTGTCGGATATTTCGTTCCCTATCACCTCTGCTGATGACTTTTATGACGACCCGTGCTTCAACACCAGCGACATGCATTTTTTCGAAGACATGGACCCCCGGTTAGTTCATGTTGGTCTCCTCAAGCCAGACGACCATCATCATAACGAAGACGAGCACATCAGGGCCCCAAGCGGGCATCACCAAGCCGGTAGGTGCCTCCTCTGGGCATGCAAAGCCTGCAAGAGGAAAACCACGAACACTGACCGGAGGAAGGCTGCTACCAtgcgggagaggaggagactgggcAAGGTCAACGACGCCTTCGAGAACCTGAAGAGATGTACGTCGAACAACCCCAATCAGAGGCTTCCAAAGGTGGAGATCCTGAGAAATGCCATCAGCTACATCGAGTCTCTGCAGTCTCTGCTCAGGGGCCAGGACGGCGAAAACTACTACCCTTCGCTGGAGCACTACAACGGGGACTCTGACGCATCCAGCCCACGGTCCAACTGCTCTGATGGAATG atggACTATAATGCCCCGACGTGCACGTCCGCAAGACGAAGCAGCTATGAAAGCTCTTATTTTGCGGAGACTCCAAATG CTGATGCCAGAAGCAAAAAGAACGCAGTCATCTCCAGCTTGGATTGTCTATCCAGCATCGTGGAGAGAATCTCAACAGACACGTCCGCGTGCACTATGTTATCAGTTCAGGAGGGTAGCCCCTGCTCTCCCCAAGAGGGATCTATCCTGAGCGAGACAGGGGCAACCGTGCCGTCGCCGACCAAGTGCCCACAGCCCTCCCATGACCCCATCTACCAAGTGCTATGA